The DNA window gcgtttttatcttgtccgtacattactagatctagatacccacgaagtctgaactgtgatatacCCGGAtaaagcaaatgtctgtgctgtcgttactgtcattcgttttagtcaaggcaattttttagtgtgtaaaacatattgtcattcgttatgtgtaacgcaattgtcattcgttttagtaacaccctagAAATAGTTCTTAGTAGGGCCCCGTGCATaacctaggcctaacgttaggatAAGTCAAATTTGAAAGGAAGATATAACCCAACTTACAATGCAATCGAAATGGCAAGATCTACGACTTTCTAATGAGTGTCTAACCCAGTCGAATGAACAGACAGGCAGTTTCGGTACTTCAAATTGTTGCTGCGTCTGAAGGTTTTGCTAGCGATAGTCCCAATAAGGAGCTTCGCCACTGGACTGTGATACAGTTACATGTGTTACGTACACTGCACTAAACGGACCTAGCTATATCATGAGCTCTCTTGTTACAAAATCGTTGGTCACTGTTTACGTCAGAATCACATGATTCCCTATGTAGCTGTACCTATTGTTTTGTACACACGTGATCGTTCCAATTACGCTATTACACAAAGAAACGCGAGAATTACTCTGGCAAGAACTTCGACAGGTTTTCGGTGGAGGTCAGGGAAGAGTCGGGGAGTGGGTATGAGTATATCCttatattgaaaaaaaactcCAAAACAGGTGTACATTTGTCAAATGGAATACGTTTACAGTTGGTTTCCATAATCTATCCATAGACCATCCAATTATAGGTGACATTATAATCTCTTATCCATTACTCAatttcacctttgacctttcaCTGATCAATTCTGGGCACTTATACAGAGAATGAAATTCTCTGTTTAAATGCCCAGAATAGAAATATATCAGTACTTCTACTTTGCTCAGTCTAGAAAGCTGTTGtgtgtatttctttatatattataataggtATGGGTACCATGAAACAAAGGAAACATATCATAGGCTATAACTGAATGTTTTAGTCTATTTCTCAGGTTTCACTCTATTTCTATTCGTCTTTCCTTAGTTCAATTTCTAATTatctttctgttttcttcttacTAAgttatatcagggagttgttccattacaaTTCCCTGGGTATATAATACTGCCATCGTCAATTTGCTAATATTGTTTGCTTGTcttttgttacaaatttattaTGATTTATGGTAAGAGAATAAACTTTTGAAAGTCAATGAAACTTGGAAGTGAACCCTGAGGctaagatttcaaaatgcagATGCATTACTCAAATCATTTTGCCTCTCCGGGGACAATTCATGTCCGACAGTCCACTTCCAGTAGTGCATAGCTATAGATattgagggggggtggggtgatgggCAGGGGCCATATAACAACTATCCAAGCTGGTATTATAATTAAGAAGAAAGGAACTTCTTTAATCTGAGATCCAAGCCACAACATATCAGCTCAGGTTATTTGGTAACGTATCGAAAATTTAGATGTTCTCCCGTTGCTCCGCTTTTCGGCACTTTCACTTGATCGGATTGATATAGAATCCCATATGATTTTCAAAATAAGTGGCGCTAGTCATCATCTTAAAGATATATTAATCAATGTTGAAAATAGTACGATAGCGTTTCGtattgaaaaaaaggttatgatATCTCAGCCTGTCATGATTATTCCATTCCCATTACTGTAACTGTTGTGTTAATCCTACATAATCAAAGGCATATAGaaacagggggagggggcatagGTCGTCATTGCCCTCTAAGGGTTTAACTAGATCATTTAGCTAGATCATTTACCTGTATGGAGTGCACATCTCGGGCGCCGTAGCCGATCatgatgggagggggaggggtcacCCCACACCCACCACTGGCCACGATGTACTATGAAAATTGTATGCATATACCGTAAGGTCACAATAATTCTCATACACGTCAAAATACCGATATACCCCAAATTAATTCGTAACACATCCCCTTATAAGTACTTTTCTTTGGGAACAAAGATTTGATGCGCATATTTCattatctttttcatttttcatttgtgAATGATGTGCTCAATATTAAGCTTTAAATGGactcttttttatatttttacttaATGGAACCTGTTTACCCCTTCACCGCGTACCCTCGATTTATTACTTTTCTCAACTTGTGACAAAtaactttttaacttttctttgtgtgttttttcaagtctattattttattgtttttttttcattatcgCCATTTCTCAGGGGTCAAATATAATTAGCTCTTTCCCTTTCTAGTTTCAAAGATTCTAAATTTGGAAATAGGCAATTGTTTTTAtagtaattaatataaaataatcgCAATTTTTTTTGAGCAACATCAAGTTTGGTAACTCGTACCAAAGAAAATAACTGAAGCTGCTTTAAAGCGATCGAAAAAATCTAAATTAAAATGGCATTTTGTTTATACAATaaatattgttaataataaCAGTAGTATAGTagttataatataaaaaaaatgatggtAATAACAATAAAGTATACAAACTAGATCGAGATCaatagtttacaaaatataaactCTCTTCGTGTGAGAGGTAAACTAAATCGAGAACAATGAAAAACCAAATCAATAATTTTACTACCGATAAATTTCAGAACTATTCATAATATTAACAGGGAGAACGGGTAAAATAAGCTTATGGCGTATTGCCAAGTTTCTTACTTGATCGTCTATGACAGAGGGAACAATAAACCGCTTCTTGGTGTTATAAAATATTGCCCTAATATATTAAAGTAGCAACAGTTATGCGTAAGTAAAGCGAGGAGagattacattttcttttatataatcAGTCATCGCTGCTTGCTGACTATAGGCTCATATAGCTAATAAACAATCCATCCAACCATCCATCCaaccatccatccacccatccatccatccatccatccatccatccacccatccatccatccatccatccatccaaatATCTATCTTGGAAACATTAAACAATTCCATTTGTCAGCTTTcagaatttttatttaaatatgtcGCTCGATCGCGGATCTATTGATGAAGATGATGCTCAATTTGAGGATAAACATGAAAACACGTTCCTCTTGGCATAATCACTATATGAAACTATCTTATCGTATGTAGTAAAGCGATCGACGAATGAATGATGGTCAAATTTAGCTTACttgttgtttcttatttctttttctcttttttccccgTGTTTTTCGCAATTCGTTTGTAATACACGTAGTGCAGTAACGTCGAATTAATAAAACCGcatcaacaaggatgaatacgtGTAGAGTTCATGCATGCATTGTATGgctatatattatattgatgATAGATTTTTAATTCGGAAGCGACTGTGATGTTGAACTTGACATGATGGAGGACTGCATTATTGACTGTGAATATACTGAGCTGTGAAAGATAGTAAAATGGTTGATATCGTTTGGTAGGAGTCACAACGTCTACGCAAGGATGGATTTATAACGCGGTTGTTCTCTGAGTGTATGGTTTAAATGCATATTTAATGGAACTACGGAGTTCAACTTCATAATGGAGACAAATTTGATGCGTCCTTAGCAACGCAGAATAGACACACTCGACGAAGTGATATTGCTGGATACTCACAACGTAAGTACAATTAGGTAAGCGATTATTTAACAATTTAGTGGTACAGCACTTATATCCAGATATCCaccttataaatatatatatatatatatatatatatatatatatatatatttatatatatatataaacagggatgtgcccaggatttcctgagtgccgggtatactgatcgccgtcctggggggggggggtctaagggggagggggtgctcagatgccaaatgctggcacctGTGTAGCTTTTTCAGTgaatacacaagtactagttttgctaacaattttttttatttttgtttagtgaaatatattacgcacctggtaaaagttattagtttgtttcaaagagattttacaagggaccgattgagagccgtaaatattgtttctcgcatgcgtaactgatgcgttattagtctgtatgattttggcataggctatgCCCAAATTATGTTGAATACATTGtaaggaatgtcgggattttagatgaaaataattctgggcgggattcacgatttttaagacagtgctgggcggtaatttttagtgttggggggggggggccgcccagtgccgcccagcgtgggcacatccctgtatataggtcaaccaaccccccccctcccccaacaaaaaaaaaaacagaatgagCTGCATGCATTAAACATGCAACGACAGATTCTACATTAATGCAACGCAGGAATAAATCTAGGAAAAGTAAAAGAGAGAAACCATCACTTACCCCAACGCAATTTTTAATATAAGATATTATTAAAACTTAGTGTTTTACCGTGTTGCCGTTAAAATGCTGCCAACTAAAAGTACTGGagattataaacaaaataaagatattttgcCGTTTACTAATCTGCGACCAAAGACGGCGGTGTCGGGCAGTGGGTAACACAGGAGACACATGCCAATCCTCCAAGTATTTTGTGTCAAAAAATACAACGAAAAAGTTCCCTTGTTTGTAAATAACACGTGCCCCCTTTGGTGTAAAAGGTACCTTCTTTCCATTTTTATAATAGCCAAAGTGCCCTTAGCCTTTGTTGATGATTTACATAAAAATTTGTCTTGTTATACACGAATTTCATTTTGgccaacatatttttttaccaaacttGTTAGTAATTTTTTTCATTCAGTGTCCTGTTTTCGATTTACCATCAACCATGGATTTACTATGAACCATGGCCAATCTAACATAACCAGTGACGTGgataggatttcaaaggtgaggTGTGGGGTGAGGTGGTTGGGGGATTCAACATTCTCCCCGATAAGTATTGCACTCTGAGACGTACTTATAGGCTACCAATTAGGTATTTAATTAtgtctaaacgcaaggttgtggTATGAATGCTTCTGAaattagaaggaaaaaaaacgaCTGAACGTTTTTACCGTGACGGACGATGGAGGTGAGGGTgaccgccacccccccccccccccccccactcccgaAATGAACAACCCAAATTTTCGTTTTCACGTTTGATTTCATTCTTAGATAATCCTTCTGTCAAAGTGGAATAGTGGGAGATTTTCGAAGCAAAATGGACACGGACTCGATCATTCCAGATGAACTAGAAGAGTCCATCTCTCCAGCCGTCTTCATACCAGTCGGATTATTTGTTGTAGCATTTTCTGGAGTTCTCGTTCGAAAAATTTGCCAATCTTTTAACCGTTCGGAGGAATTTTCGGCGCAAATAAGACATGCTCAAGAACAATTGAATTACGACTCGAGGCAATTGGACCGCATTTTTGCCGATACGTGGGGTACAGAAACCTCAGATGTCGACAATACCGTATCGGATGATGAGCTCGAAAGATGCATTGCTTATGACTGGCACATATTTAATAATTGGGCCAACGATGACCGAATATTACCTCATTCTTTCTCAGATAATATCCCTTTCACTTCGGATACTTCTGACGCACACAACCTTCGAGATGTGAACGATTTCGATATGCCGGTTGACCAATTGAAAGTCAAGGAAGGTTACCATAACGAGACCGATTTTAGACATCATCAAAAAAGAGAGACCGAAGCAAGGTTTGAACCCAGATCAATACCCAACCGACGCTTCGATGAATTCACTCATTCAGATGTCGCGCGAGCTTGGCGGTCAGGTTACACCGACGAGTCTCCAAGCCCAGCAGAGCCCGAGCGGATTCCTAGCGAGTTGCGAACACCACCGCTGCTATCTAAACAAGATGAGTTAAACTACTGCTTCGGTGATGACGCGACAGACCGGCATAATGTTAAACAGGGGTGTTATCCAGATCTCCTATTAAGCGATCAGTCTTCAGTGCCGCATGGAGTACTGGAATGTAGCGTTCGTAATAATATCGCCAAGGAACAATTCGGGGGAAACGCGCACACACTACTACAGCGGCCTGTTCAACTAGTACATCAATTAGATAAGACTAGAGTTAGGTCAGAAACAAATGACTCGGATTTAAATTTGGATCGCTTTCGTTTCAAACCCATTTCCGAACAGAACTGCATTGAACCGTGTGACTATTTTGCAACAGCTGCGGGAACAGACGAACAGAATAAGAGTAGAGACACATTTCAAGGATCATCTGTAAGAGAGGAGATTAAAATCTCCAACCTGTCCATGTCTACGTCGGTTGAAATGAACGGCACATCCTTGACAAACATATGCCAGGAGTCTCATTACGCATTACAAACTGGTAGCATCAAAAAGCCTACGATCCCGTTGTCAGGACAACCCCATCATAAATTACTAAGCACAAATATGAACGGCGGTTCACCAATACCAACGAAGCAAGAAGGTAATCAACCACGTGGAAATCAATTTAACTCCCTTGCTGAAGATGAACAAACtgattgtaaaataaatatctcCGTTAATGATAGTCAAAACAGAATCTGTTTGGTACGACGAGACCAGATTGAAATGAGAGATGGAGATGTTATAGGTGATATAGCTACGCAGAAGCACGGCGAGGTCAGATTATCAAAGCGAGAGAATATTAAGCAAAGCAAAGCCAAGGTAACGTCAATTCTGGGCAACGGAAGATCATCATCCTCCGACCGAAAGGATCACGATTCTATGCACAGGTTTAATAATGCGGATAATAAAACCAAAAGAGTTAGATTCAATTGTGATATTGATAAAAAACGTAGCCAAGAAGAATTGCAAGATAAAATCATTTCCGAAACACCTGGGTTAGCATTAGGGAAGAAAATTATTAACGTACAGATTTTAAATCGAGATGATGGCTCTTCAAATCGTTCTAAGAAGCCCAACTCCAAAGCTTTACCACACGTTACTAGAGATAAACACAAAGCTCCTCCTAGCATCGTCGTAGAATCACCCGCTTCAAGGAGTACGCGAATTGGAAATCTTCTCGTGGTATTAAACGGTACAGTTCTTCAGCCTTATGCGGTATCCGAGTCAATCTTGCATGACGGTATTCAAAATAAAGAATCTTTACCGGGAGTTTTGGTTCCTGTTTCTGATGCGAAGAGAGCATTTTTCAAGGACTTGTATTTCCATGGACATCTTAATATCCCCACCCCATTAATTTCTTTCAGTGGGGGTATTTATCGTGTGTTAGTGCCCAAACAAGCGTTCCAGTGCGATGGTGGGATACAAAAGAGGCTAACGCCCTCCTCCTTGCCTGGTATTCTTGTACCGGTCCCATCTCCCGGTTCGAAGGGCTTTAACGGAACGGATAAAGATGGTTTAAAGTATCATCAAACAGATATCCCTGACTGTTCTTTTAAGGGAAAAGCATTGAGCAGCGTCAATCACATTGATAAGGATGCGTATTTTCGTTCAACTACTCCTAACCAACAAGCTTTGTGTCTAACTAAGAATCCCGGTACCAAGAAAACTGAGGTAGAAAATGAATTAGCACCGCAGCAGGCTAAGGAAGAAAAATCTCATGATTTGTCCACGAAGGGAAAACTTTTAAGAGAGAATTCACGGAATTATAAAACGAGACAAAGTGGAAATGTTGGTGAAGGCGTACTTTCAAATTTGGCTCATGTCGCACTCGGGAATGATATATTTAAAGTTGGAGTGATAAAGCCTTCCAATGGGAGTCAACATAAATTACGTGGGTTTCTGACGTCAGTTTCTACCACTTTGCCAATCCCGGGCACTTCGCAAGACAGTACGGTCATAAGAAATACCTCTAAGGAAAAGCGACGGGCAGAATGTTACGATTTgacaaaatgtgatattttgaaTCATTGTGATGCAGAAGTGATTGTCAAAAGTAGTCGTCCCGCACATGAAAAACATGTTCCTACAAGATTTGACGTGTCCCCTTTAAACGCAGGAAATACCAAACGCAAGTGCACAGAAAGTTTTGAACCCGATTTGGAGGTGGAAAGTGGAAGCGTTCAAaatttacaaacagaaaatttaGAACACGAAAATGTTGAATATCGTCAAATTTTAGAGAGTGAGTCTTATATAGACTTGTGTTCAGAGAGTAAACGAGACAACCGTACTTATACTAATATACTGATATCAAAGAGGAAAAACAAGCGACTGCGTCCGTTAGTATCCTTGGAAAGCATCGAGGAAGAAAGTGATTCTGAAGAAACGAGCAATACCGACTTAGTTATTAAAAACTCTTGGTGTATAGATCAATTCAACTTGGACGTCGATAATGAAAATCAGGGCGGAGAAGTTGTAATAAGAAACCAAAGTGAACCACAGGGCGCCGCCTATTACAAAGCCGAATTTCAGTTTCCAGATTCTCGTCacaacaaacttgaaattgCGAACGAAGGTACGCTGAAACACTCATCTGTTGTGACAGTCAATCATGAAATTGACAATAGAAATTCGCATACTGCCACTGCTAAGTCAGAGCCCAAATTGACAAATTCTGTCGCGACGAACTGTTTGTACAACACGCTTGGAGGAATAACAAAAGGCGTGAGTAACGGTGCAGCAATCAATACACCCAACACACTAGACTGCTGCACAGTGCAAAGTCCATTGAAATCGTGTTGTGTAAAACGTACAGATAATCGAACAAGTGTACTGTGTGGCGTAAATGCAAATGGGAACCAGCCATGTAACGAAGAAAAATTTGCCGAGGAAAACATTCATACTGTTAGATCAGTAAAGGAAGAAGACAAGGTAAATAACTGTGAGAATAGGAACGCTTTATTTGTTAGGAATTATGGACGAAGTTCTTCAATAGAAGCTGAATGTTTTTATTCGAATCTTAGTGCCTTGGAAACAACTTCTAAGCTCAGCAATAACGGTTATAATTTTGACACACACAAACGAGGTGGATACGATAACTTTGATATAGCACAATGTTGTGAGGATCGTGATGACGTTGGTATTAGTAATAATGTTTCATCGTTTTATGCAGTTTTTGGTGGAACTGAACGCCGAGTAAAGTTTGTTGACGAGGATTCTTGTGTGAGTGAACGTGTTACTGCAATTCGTGCCGTACCAGAGGATAAAGTAAGGTGGAATAACTCCAGACCAGAACTCGGTGGTTCTACAGTGCAGACTAACGGCAACATGGAAGTTTTTAAGAAGGGGAAGAAACAGAAAGTCCTGCAAGTACCGGTGAGTGACCCTAATCTATTACGCTATGCTAAGATTGGTGCTAAAAGGGTGGTCATTGTAAGGGACCCTAAAGTTGTCGAAGCAGAATATTTGAAAGcacaaaagaaggcaaaaaaGAAACCAAAGGGAAAGTTGGTAAAATTAACCCAAggcagtgatgatgatgatcggCATTCCATGAGAAGTTTACCAATATCTTCATCACAACAGCTTAGGAGAAGCTTTCGCAAACCCGGTCCACGACCGGGTTCGCCGACAAGTCTCCCCGATCAAGCATTAGTTCGTGGGATTCATGGACGGAGTAGTTTGCCTCCTAATTTCAGAGGAAAACGGCCTCCAGATTGGGCTAACAGAGGGGAATCAAATTTTCACCCCCGAGAGAGGAGTAACACAGGTCCAGTTGTTATGAACAATACAAGCAAACATAGATCACCAAGTAGTTTACCTGATTTGTCTCCATACCAACATAGTCGCAATGACCGTGATATTCCAGATGGTCGAGCTAGTGGTCGAAAACAAATTTATGCTGTGCCGTCTAATAACCACACAGCTAGAAAACACAACAGGTATGATGAAACGCACCCAGACATTCGTCAATCCGGTAATAGGGGTACACAAAGTTTACCACGGCAGCTACCATTTCATGCTCAAAATGGTCCCCAGGGAGCTGGTACTAGACAAAGATACAATAGAAATCAATATAGAAACCCAGGAAGTTTACCGAATAATCTCCAAGTCGTTGGTCATAGAGGAAGAACATCTAGTACGGGAAAGATCGAGAGGGGTGACTTTTGGGATGATATGCACCAACAAAGACGTATGCCATTACCAAGAACATCATCAAGTGTTCACGATGATAAAGATAGACATGATGTAAGAAATAGACAAGAAGCCTTAGAACAGAATCACTTTGGAGGTTCATCAAGAAACATCCCCAAAAGAATGGATGGCGAAGGGCAACAAAGTGGTATGGGTCGTAGGTCAGCAAGTTTTCACAATGTAATACCTATAGAATTTGATAGTTTTGATAGGTCAAGAAGCAAGAAATCTCCTACAATTGAAATAAGTGGCCCCGCTGCTGCAGACAATAAACCCCGAAATTATGAAGAGAACCATTCAAGACTGACAGCTGGTCAAATTGAAAATTCCGAAAGAGGTTCCTCTGATGATAATTCTGTCTTTTCACATGGTAGTCAAAGTCGTTACAGAAACGAAAATGTTGGTGGTGAAGGGGAATCTAGTGGTGAAAGTCAGAAATTAGACGAATATATGTCAGGCAAACTATCTGACCCAAGAAAAGTAGAAACTTGCTTTTATTGGGAACCTGGATTAGAGACAAAACAGGAGAGGGACAAGAGGATAGAAAGGGAACATATCATGGAAAAGGATACTGCTGGTATATTTAGTCGTTCATCTGCGGGAAACACTGAAAGACAATCCCTACGAGAGAGAAGAAACGAAGACCTTAAGAATCGTGCAATGATGCATGAAAGGCCAAGAaggaatgaaaacatttatgaCAAACCAATAACCAAATCAGCACACGGATTGCCTGTGGGTTCGTCGTCATCGTTAGGTAACGAACCAACAAATAAAACTGACTACAGGGTAAGGGGTGGCAACGTCAACAGTGACAATAATCAGTTTAGAAGCAAAGATGAATATGATAGACCGCAGCAATATTCAAGACCAGTTTCTACACAAAATGTGATGATGACAGAGACAGACTTATCCAAGGACGGTAATAGGCATGCCCCAACCTTGAAGGAAACTAATCTTGGTCCGCCATTAACAAGTGAAACTTCTGTCCATCAAAGTTCGTCAGATACCAGAAAATCTGGATCGTCCTTGCAGCAAAAACCTAAGGAAACAACGTTCGGTGTAGAGATCCCTAAATGGAATGTAAAATCTGGAAAAGAAACGGCGATATGTGATCCACCATATGAACAAGCAAAACCTCAGAGAAGAGAAACCTCTTTTGGTACCGATGGCAGAAACGTAAACCATCAAATCTCAGAACCGAGAATAGTCAAACCAAGGTCAATTGAAACAATGTTTACTGAACCTGTGCAGTTGCCTAACAGTTACGAAAGAAAGGGAACGTCTTTTATTGGCTCCCCCGAAATTAATAAAGTGCCCGACACAAGTGCTATTCGTTCCAACGTAGCATATAAAAAACAGTCGAATCAGGAGGATAATGTTAGTAATTGCACATCTGATCACGATTCCTTTGCCCGAGATTCTGACGATGAAAGCGAAAATGGTCGAAATTCTATAAAACCAAGTAGATTTGGCGCAGTTCGAGGAGAGCAAGCAGACATTCCGGTTCAATTACAATCTTCtcgacaacaacaacatcaacaacaagaGCCAAGCCAGCTTGGAGTATCTGCTATTCAGCAAGAAAAACCAAAGACTACTGCGCAACAGCCACCAATGCCCCTTGCCCGGCAACCACCTAAAGTTGCTAGTCAAAGGCAACCCAGGGTAGCTGTTCAAAAGCCAAATAAGCCATCTACTCAACAGGAACCACGAATAGCTATCCAAAGGTCAAAGCCGGTAGCCCAACAGACTTCAAATCC is part of the Apostichopus japonicus isolate 1M-3 chromosome 22, ASM3797524v1, whole genome shotgun sequence genome and encodes:
- the LOC139964026 gene encoding uncharacterized protein isoform X1 translates to MDTDSIIPDELEESISPAVFIPVGLFVVAFSGVLVRKICQSFNRSEEFSAQIRHAQEQLNYDSRQLDRIFADTWGTETSDVDNTVSDDELERCIAYDWHIFNNWANDDRILPHSFSDNIPFTSDTSDAHNLRDVNDFDMPVDQLKVKEGYHNETDFRHHQKRETEARFEPRSIPNRRFDEFTHSDVARAWRSGYTDESPSPAEPERIPSELRTPPLLSKQDELNYCFGDDATDRHNVKQGCYPDLLLSDQSSVPHGVLECSVRNNIAKEQFGGNAHTLLQRPVQLVHQLDKTRVRSETNDSDLNLDRFRFKPISEQNCIEPCDYFATAAGTDEQNKSRDTFQGSSVREEIKISNLSMSTSVEMNGTSLTNICQESHYALQTGSIKKPTIPLSGQPHHKLLSTNMNGGSPIPTKQEGNQPRGNQFNSLAEDEQTDCKINISVNDSQNRICLVRRDQIEMRDGDVIGDIATQKHGEVRLSKRENIKQSKAKVTSILGNGRSSSSDRKDHDSMHRFNNADNKTKRVRFNCDIDKKRSQEELQDKIISETPGLALGKKIINVQILNRDDGSSNRSKKPNSKALPHVTRDKHKAPPSIVVESPASRSTRIGNLLVVLNGTVLQPYAVSESILHDGIQNKESLPGVLVPVSDAKRAFFKDLYFHGHLNIPTPLISFSGGIYRVLVPKQAFQCDGGIQKRLTPSSLPGILVPVPSPGSKGFNGTDKDGLKYHQTDIPDCSFKGKALSSVNHIDKDAYFRSTTPNQQALCLTKNPGTKKTEVENELAPQQAKEEKSHDLSTKGKLLRENSRNYKTRQSGNVGEGVLSNLAHVALGNDIFKVGVIKPSNGSQHKLRGFLTSVSTTLPIPGTSQDSTVIRNTSKEKRRAECYDLTKCDILNHCDAEVIVKSSRPAHEKHVPTRFDVSPLNAGNTKRKCTESFEPDLEVESGSVQNLQTENLEHENVEYRQILESESYIDLCSESKRDNRTYTNILISKRKNKRLRPLVSLESIEEESDSEETSNTDLVIKNSWCIDQFNLDVDNENQGGEVVIRNQSEPQGAAYYKAEFQFPDSRHNKLEIANEGTLKHSSVVTVNHEIDNRNSHTATAKSEPKLTNSVATNCLYNTLGGITKGVSNGAAINTPNTLDCCTVQSPLKSCCVKRTDNRTSVLCGVNANGNQPCNEEKFAEENIHTVRSVKEEDKVNNCENRNALFVRNYGRSSSIEAECFYSNLSALETTSKLSNNGYNFDTHKRGGYDNFDIAQCCEDRDDVGISNNVSSFYAVFGGTERRVKFVDEDSCVSERVTAIRAVPEDKVRWNNSRPELGGSTVQTNGNMEVFKKGKKQKVLQVPVSDPNLLRYAKIGAKRVVIVRDPKVVEAEYLKAQKKAKKKPKGKLVKLTQGSDDDDRHSMRSLPISSSQQLRRSFRKPGPRPGSPTSLPDQALVRGIHGRSSLPPNFRGKRPPDWANRGESNFHPRERSNTGPVVMNNTSKHRSPSSLPDLSPYQHSRNDRDIPDGRASGRKQIYAVPSNNHTARKHNRYDETHPDIRQSGNRGTQSLPRQLPFHAQNGPQGAGTRQRYNRNQYRNPGSLPNNLQVVGHRGRTSSTGKIERGDFWDDMHQQRRMPLPRTSSSVHDDKDRHDVRNRQEALEQNHFGGSSRNIPKRMDGEGQQSGMGRRSASFHNVIPIEFDSFDRSRSKKSPTIEISGPAAADNKPRNYEENHSRLTAGQIENSERGSSDDNSVFSHGSQSRYRNENVGGEGESSGESQKLDEYMSGKLSDPRKVETCFYWEPGLETKQERDKRIEREHIMEKDTAGIFSRSSAGNTERQSLRERRNEDLKNRAMMHERPRRNENIYDKPITKSAHGLPVGSSSSLGNEPTNKTDYRVRGGNVNSDNNQFRSKDEYDRPQQYSRPVSTQNVMMTETDLSKDGNRHAPTLKETNLGPPLTSETSVHQSSSDTRKSGSSLQQKPKETTFGVEIPKWNVKSGKETAICDPPYEQAKPQRRETSFGTDGRNVNHQISEPRIVKPRSIETMFTEPVQLPNSYERKGTSFIGSPEINKVPDTSAIRSNVAYKKQSNQEDNVSNCTSDHDSFARDSDDESENGRNSIKPSRFGAVRGEQADIPVQLQSSRQQQHQQQEPSQLGVSAIQQEKPKTTAQQPPMPLARQPPKVASQRQPRVAVQKPNKPSTQQEPRIAIQRSKPVAQQTSNPVVKQPAKPAVQQKPNIAVKQKPKIAIQQPPKIAIRQPPKVAVQMPPKIAVQQPKQPAGQQNTKPVAQHSTKPVSQLSSNIDVRQPPKLAVQQPTRIAVQQPQKAAGEQNPLHVAQHSIAPVPKRPPKVAVQQSTKADQKPQPVNQMLSKPVSAHTSPTPVVQKTPTLIQSRNSAAVHQGESMKSPNVPAEDTAVPKVRKENPNEVNEQPSHSEYGREPITGHEPESYVAGEEMNTAQIRTSNGVLNDEKYQPSSATDDLRPNRFAPVREPAERLPPKVTPKPKPRDISKETEKLHRESETFQEQVSSSGSKELMSLLKPVSEGTQSNTADHSEANEPLTLESDSEQVKVNTDCSEDESQPRKPFSTVFCLRGVKINRIVIPLPNQAEAPNRVTETRTVGSTKDLYKQDEELISPLSISESSVTSVTEPNSDKDEEIAVSIPSADAPVLTLPHVDVRDRDRFGKTRGKPIPSPRPPLSIKPFETESSEFPFEEVNPSSDLPPPAEYSDVSKNVHKNIDHPEVETIYHPSFSKTKSNDPTESDESVKFGYKPSYSQNYNVPAAESQPNEVSDDNSSEPRQYYASNKAYSESPMVSQFDEDNTTNANPSHDNSTQLRRPAQQGEEDERMTNGGDTWTSSSHQESKSDRYLNYPYGNNYQGQDDDMIDHDENFQRYEPYSREPRYEYHSDISHHYHNAEVDPDIDSSSSQGGTMYYPADAVGYDDYDEGYSQSREPSHQSTNDYMHFSDLQTNSTPDFHSRAGTMYIPDLDEYDEYDDDFDDDVEAGDTALPYFPDYSMEPIFQRLETIPEEVEPWSNDTSEYSSDEYTSSAEEGDVTVDQRTVDTYSSVLPELSAAERVSLRDGITAEVGNGVKSESLSNSSTLVQHPEGETGNAPKQMKETHSSDRYMPDQTDDPSQETVPDTELNQTKTSDPDYLFPVTDDVRREAVPDFFQEKSEDEIELNDSSDASENDAFIMEEDGETSTDEESEEQQDRTATPGRSFVIALVGQTSIVQREAPSYNITPQPINSPPLAVDETLTDSDGEAHQTTSTVHESPTRVVSPLKIIQSVEDDVVRIAEVVEESSPEEDQDIAIRAIVPRPETVKLKYSKVPVKVIMSETAQPQTIEYPSKVAVNEVVSNRKEANEPQIRPQDNNFKNTERLPSFLQDRITKAPSNEVSTKFLNANDATNSNNLKAHDTTPKNVSREPNDDVKARQHPRMPGNEPAKIELLEGDEEIDKSKDQTDVVHSSKVPKDRSGRRKFRKIQGNARAAIQDVITDLETNLGVEMTNEDKQDNDSCRATKEVDKQSDIDQLIEAPVIQSQETEEQRSSIPTQLSLRPVQQRGAVVTETQPGKTVAGNEAAKERPLNSGNFIKKTDNSWNRDLDSVPKQTFPVRTPSVKKDKTTTQIQAKKDERISAKPCPVFDVDGLNFDIPNYDKIFSQAKSQQKPLSAAKSSPSNAPEIAPVISQDPPGEWKNSDGGVIDKQLERMRENLKRMTLPDWFRKSPQYDKLLSGGNVRSLPSYWTYNKPKRMTASTPATPTGERKQFSTQLPFLTAANFRRRDFSKEDDGRISPANSLPDYWTFGSLDLQTQGLSPNTSPSPSPNQANISGMNYNFPDDRAPENSHREHVQSLQEESAEYPTNEVGLPLTNEPVTTSALPQGMDRLSRLEGPPCDNEAKIRKNNAEEDSSNTVAQQPRPSANPAVRSQSGAAVFCLTSSMFRNDVAHETPVNAFDNVNNNDVNNSYPSSDHTDARSQFERGQADYGVDDGTEDEVFSSGIKPYYNPSSNWLGEHRYEQQDYDYYPEVSQKDQPEVAPYTMQV